The following proteins are co-located in the Lentibacillus sp. JNUCC-1 genome:
- the pilM gene encoding type IV pilus biogenesis protein PilM, with protein sequence MVVTNRVIRYAFHKNHTPDSIVVHGERELPEGTMHDGKIADPKAFENTVQQLVQEHRWKRKDLAFCLVDDTVVIRDLDVPATLSKEEAVGYVRTQIGNSFYLPFNDPALAIDLLDSEEGTTKVRVYAYPKDKINTYKKAFSDAGLQPVIADLTSLSVYRYFYQTAENPAEHVLLIHWNRDALMLTAFKHHKAVFSRYMKIAADEEMTAEQADQIINEYIIEINRITDFYQYSITKGVHRVEQLVVSGDFSFLPVVKQKLAERLTLPIHDFPETELSDAYIDVIGLGLKNGS encoded by the coding sequence ATGGTCGTAACGAACCGGGTGATCCGCTATGCTTTTCATAAAAATCATACACCCGACAGTATCGTTGTCCACGGGGAACGGGAATTGCCGGAGGGGACGATGCATGACGGGAAGATTGCCGATCCGAAAGCATTTGAGAATACGGTTCAGCAATTGGTTCAGGAACATCGCTGGAAACGTAAAGACTTAGCGTTTTGCTTGGTCGATGATACAGTCGTAATCCGAGATTTGGACGTCCCAGCAACGCTGTCCAAAGAAGAGGCTGTGGGATATGTGCGGACACAGATTGGCAACAGTTTTTATTTGCCGTTCAACGATCCCGCGCTCGCGATCGATCTGCTCGACAGTGAAGAAGGGACAACGAAAGTCCGGGTTTACGCCTATCCGAAAGATAAAATCAATACATATAAAAAAGCTTTTTCAGATGCAGGGCTGCAGCCGGTGATTGCCGATTTGACGTCGCTTTCTGTGTATCGTTACTTTTATCAAACAGCTGAAAACCCTGCTGAGCATGTGTTGTTGATTCATTGGAACCGGGATGCTTTAATGCTGACGGCGTTCAAGCACCATAAAGCTGTTTTCAGCAGATACATGAAGATTGCAGCTGACGAAGAGATGACAGCGGAACAGGCAGATCAAATCATCAACGAATATATCATTGAAATTAATCGGATCACCGATTTTTATCAATACTCGATCACAAAGGGCGTGCATCGGGTTGAACAGTTGGTCGTATCAGGCGATTTCTCATTTTTGCCAGTGGTGAAGCAAAAGCTTGCTGAACGTTTGACTTTACCGATCCATGATTTTCCGGAAACAGAGCTGTCTGATGCGTATATCGATGTGATTGGACTTGGTTTGAAGAATGGCAGTTAG
- a CDS encoding type II secretion system protein: protein MRMPTSFSRENGFTLIEIITSIALLAMVVAVMLPIFPQIMTWSQQSEDQLTSSNLLGQVMNDVENIDLPNVPDCPGARTYGELGSFSTYQVDGRTYTVKLDVCRETDVSLNRAKIRIFAPDGKRHSEKYTYIKAGADDEASEE, encoded by the coding sequence ATGCGGATGCCTACATCTTTTTCCAGAGAAAATGGTTTTACCCTTATAGAGATTATAACATCTATTGCGCTTTTGGCTATGGTTGTTGCTGTGATGTTGCCGATTTTTCCACAAATTATGACATGGTCTCAGCAATCTGAGGATCAATTGACGTCTAGCAATCTTCTTGGACAAGTGATGAATGATGTTGAAAATATAGATTTGCCGAATGTTCCAGACTGCCCAGGCGCACGTACATATGGCGAACTCGGGAGTTTTTCAACCTATCAAGTGGATGGCAGGACATATACGGTCAAGCTGGATGTGTGCCGAGAAACTGATGTGTCGTTAAACAGAGCTAAGATCCGCATTTTCGCTCCTGACGGGAAACGCCACAGTGAAAAGTATACATATATAAAGGCAGGTGCTGATGATGAAGCATCTGAAGAATGA
- a CDS encoding fumarylacetoacetate hydrolase family protein: MEIQNIFCVGRNYAEHAEELGNTVPERPLIFTKPTHSAVTATGNKIALPHDSGSVHYEAEVVLYIGKDIEETVAVDEVFTHMALGIDFTLRDVQTELKNKGHPWVLAKGFKNAAVLTEFWSFPGEAACLGKTFSLVKNGATAQIGDMNDLIFDFTTLLTYINIHFGLARETLFSPGPRQA; encoded by the coding sequence ATGGAAATTCAAAATATTTTTTGTGTGGGTCGCAATTATGCTGAACATGCGGAAGAATTGGGAAACACTGTGCCTGAGCGGCCACTGATATTTACAAAACCAACCCATTCTGCGGTGACAGCAACTGGAAATAAAATCGCATTGCCGCACGATTCAGGCAGTGTGCATTATGAAGCGGAAGTTGTGTTGTATATTGGTAAGGACATAGAGGAGACGGTTGCGGTTGATGAAGTCTTCACACATATGGCATTGGGGATTGATTTCACATTGCGCGATGTGCAGACAGAACTGAAGAATAAAGGCCATCCATGGGTATTGGCCAAAGGATTTAAAAACGCAGCGGTACTGACGGAGTTCTGGTCTTTCCCAGGGGAAGCAGCGTGTCTTGGAAAAACGTTCAGCCTTGTTAAAAATGGTGCAACAGCGCAGATCGGGGATATGAACGACCTGATTTTTGACTTCACCACACTACTGACATATATCAATATCCACTTTGGCCTGGCCCGAGAGACATTGTTTTCACCGGGACCCCGGCAGGCGTAG
- a CDS encoding PilN domain-containing protein, with product MNTEINFLEKQQKQTRLPVFLLAIFLILIAIVITLLFVQRQSLNSAIQTEKSTLSNLQVEVAEQQEANGSARQLESTRDALTAIEQNAVPTVSLYENALNTLGDPKQLTSITYSGGEDFQVEAAFASLEAVSDYLDKLLQEPYMLDAELTDVSRDGDGYTALLTLSIDSGILREELSPDAE from the coding sequence ATGAATACGGAAATTAACTTTCTAGAAAAACAACAGAAACAAACGCGTCTGCCTGTTTTCCTGCTGGCCATTTTTCTCATCTTAATTGCCATCGTGATCACGCTTCTGTTTGTCCAGCGGCAAAGCTTAAACAGCGCGATACAGACAGAAAAGTCGACACTATCGAATTTGCAAGTTGAAGTGGCTGAACAGCAGGAAGCTAATGGTTCAGCACGACAGCTGGAAAGCACGCGGGATGCTTTGACCGCCATTGAGCAAAATGCGGTTCCGACAGTCAGCTTGTATGAAAATGCCCTTAACACCCTGGGGGATCCGAAGCAGTTAACCAGCATCACCTACAGTGGCGGGGAAGATTTTCAAGTTGAAGCAGCATTCGCATCACTGGAAGCAGTATCCGATTATCTTGATAAATTGCTTCAGGAACCGTATATGCTGGATGCTGAACTCACTGATGTGTCTAGAGATGGGGATGGCTATACGGCGCTGTTAACGCTGTCGATTGATTCGGGAATTTTGCGTGAGGAGTTGAGTCCGGATGCTGAGTAA
- a CDS encoding DUF819 family protein, with amino-acid sequence MDTLISADNTWALWAIITGWAAVSIFLEQKYAWASKVSGAIIALIGAMTLSNLNVIPVDSGVYDAIWNYAVPLAIPLLLFQANIKKIWQESGRMLTMFLLSAIGTVAGTIISFMVLKNHIPYLDKIGGMMAGSYTGGGVNFAAMSAKFETPEDLISATVVADNAMMAIFFFVLMAIPAVNFIRARYHTPHMDEVEASEGDGDQTQAASFWKRKEISLKDIAKSIATAVVLVAISFNLADFFARVIPSGEDASPLFDLLGGVIGDQYLMLTTLTVLAVLVLPNYFENINGTQELGTFLIYLFFVVIGVPASLGVVLGEAPLLLVFVLIIVVINLLMSLILGKLFKFNLEEIVLSANANLGGPTTAAAMAIAKGWNKLIVPILLVGTLGYIIGNYIGTALGLWFQGFV; translated from the coding sequence TTGGACACTTTAATATCAGCGGACAATACGTGGGCACTCTGGGCGATTATTACCGGTTGGGCCGCGGTCAGTATTTTTCTTGAACAGAAATATGCATGGGCATCCAAGGTGTCAGGGGCGATCATTGCCCTTATAGGTGCAATGACGCTGTCGAATTTGAATGTCATTCCAGTAGATTCCGGAGTGTACGATGCGATCTGGAATTATGCTGTTCCGCTTGCCATACCGCTCTTGCTTTTCCAGGCAAACATCAAGAAAATCTGGCAGGAGAGCGGACGCATGCTGACGATGTTTCTGCTCAGTGCAATCGGAACTGTTGCAGGCACGATTATTTCTTTTATGGTACTGAAAAACCACATACCCTATTTGGACAAGATTGGTGGTATGATGGCAGGATCGTATACAGGTGGCGGGGTCAATTTTGCCGCGATGTCAGCAAAGTTTGAAACACCTGAGGATCTGATTTCGGCAACAGTCGTAGCAGATAACGCGATGATGGCTATTTTCTTCTTTGTACTTATGGCTATACCAGCTGTCAACTTTATACGCGCACGTTATCATACACCGCATATGGATGAGGTGGAGGCCAGTGAAGGCGACGGGGACCAAACGCAAGCCGCTTCATTTTGGAAGCGTAAAGAAATTTCGCTTAAAGACATCGCTAAAAGTATCGCTACAGCAGTTGTTCTGGTAGCCATTTCATTTAACTTGGCTGACTTCTTTGCGCGGGTAATTCCAAGCGGTGAAGATGCCAGTCCTTTATTTGATCTGCTTGGCGGTGTCATCGGTGATCAGTATTTAATGCTGACCACTCTGACTGTGCTTGCCGTGCTAGTGCTGCCAAATTACTTTGAAAATATTAACGGGACCCAGGAACTTGGGACGTTTTTAATTTACTTGTTTTTCGTGGTGATTGGAGTGCCTGCTTCGCTGGGCGTTGTTTTGGGTGAAGCACCACTGCTGCTCGTCTTCGTGCTGATCATTGTGGTGATTAATTTGTTAATGTCCCTTATATTGGGAAAGCTGTTCAAGTTTAATTTAGAAGAGATCGTTCTCTCCGCCAACGCCAATCTCGGCGGACCGACAACTGCTGCAGCCATGGCCATCGCAAAAGGGTGGAATAAACTGATTGTGCCCATTCTGCTTGTCGGAACACTCGGCTACATCATTGGTAACTACATCGGAACGGCACTTGGATTGTGGTTCCAAGGATTTGTATAA
- a CDS encoding type IV pilus twitching motility protein PilT — translation MEEQLQKWLTDAFHQGASDVHMTVGKAPVFRVNGELFEQKTEQLRPVDTENMVRSLLTDDEWGILQEKRELDFSHGIAGISRFRVNVFYQRGALSLAFRVVPTRIPSIEELHLPPIMKDITTQMQGLVLVTGPTGSGKSTTLASMIAHMNQTMDRHIITLEDPIEYIHSHNQSIIDQREVGFDTNSFLNGLRASLRQDPDVILVGEMRDLETISTAITAAETGHLVLATLHTSGAVSTIERIIDVFPPQQQRQIRLQLATILKAVVSQRLLLTKDGLGRRAATEVLVNTSAVKNLIINEKLHQVQNVLQTSRAQGMHTLEMDLKRLLHEDVVSYETVAPFLSVQ, via the coding sequence ATGGAAGAACAATTGCAGAAATGGCTGACAGATGCGTTTCACCAAGGGGCTTCTGATGTGCATATGACTGTCGGCAAAGCACCGGTTTTTCGGGTGAACGGTGAGCTGTTTGAACAGAAAACAGAGCAGCTGCGACCTGTCGATACGGAAAATATGGTCCGCTCGTTGCTGACAGATGATGAGTGGGGGATTTTGCAGGAAAAGCGGGAGCTCGACTTTTCCCATGGCATTGCCGGCATATCCCGTTTCAGAGTGAATGTGTTTTATCAGCGCGGCGCATTGTCACTTGCTTTCAGAGTGGTGCCAACGCGAATCCCGTCGATTGAAGAACTGCATTTGCCGCCGATTATGAAAGACATTACGACGCAAATGCAGGGGCTTGTGCTTGTCACCGGACCGACCGGAAGCGGTAAGAGTACGACACTGGCCTCAATGATCGCCCATATGAATCAGACGATGGACAGGCATATCATTACACTGGAAGACCCGATTGAATACATACACAGCCACAATCAATCCATTATTGATCAGCGGGAAGTCGGTTTTGACACAAACAGTTTCCTGAACGGTTTACGAGCCAGTCTCAGACAGGATCCGGATGTGATTCTGGTAGGGGAAATGCGCGATCTTGAAACCATTTCAACAGCAATCACGGCTGCTGAAACCGGCCATCTTGTGCTAGCGACATTGCACACATCCGGCGCGGTGTCGACGATTGAACGGATTATCGATGTATTCCCGCCACAGCAACAGCGTCAGATCCGGCTGCAGCTTGCTACGATTTTAAAAGCGGTCGTATCGCAGCGGCTTCTTTTGACAAAAGATGGCCTTGGCCGGCGAGCAGCAACCGAGGTTCTGGTCAATACGTCGGCGGTTAAAAATCTGATCATCAATGAAAAATTACATCAAGTCCAAAACGTCCTGCAGACCTCACGCGCACAAGGCATGCACACGCTGGAAATGGATTTGAAACGCCTGTTGCATGAAGATGTGGTCTCATACGAAACGGTCGCCCCGTTTTTGAGTGTCCAATGA
- the dhaM gene encoding dihydroxyacetone kinase phosphoryl donor subunit DhaM, with protein MANPTYGVLIVSHVPDMAQGLVSLLKEVAGDVPITFSAGTDDGAIGSSYTRIQQAIEDNPAQEVFAFYDLGSAKMNIEMAMDLNTSDKTIHLMDTAFVEGAYTAAALLQGDSDYDRVMSQLNPLIIK; from the coding sequence ATGGCTAATCCAACCTATGGCGTTTTGATTGTCTCTCACGTACCAGATATGGCACAAGGCCTCGTCTCACTTTTAAAAGAGGTTGCCGGTGATGTTCCCATTACGTTCTCAGCCGGCACAGATGATGGGGCAATCGGTTCCAGCTACACCCGCATTCAACAAGCCATCGAGGATAATCCAGCTCAAGAAGTGTTTGCTTTTTATGATCTGGGGAGTGCAAAAATGAATATCGAAATGGCAATGGATCTGAACACGAGCGATAAAACGATCCATCTGATGGACACAGCTTTTGTAGAAGGTGCCTATACAGCAGCGGCACTTCTGCAGGGCGATTCAGACTATGACCGTGTCATGTCCCAGTTAAATCCCCTCATTATAAAGTAA
- a CDS encoding type II secretion system F family protein: protein MNFQYTGKRLSGQRVKGKIEAETEHEALTLLEKNGLVIVDIAETKPWNKDIIVNRKLKNADFVIFLRQYATLINAGISISEATKTMAKQTNNHALKLALEDIDKHLDKGESLSVAASEHPNIFPELLVNMIYAGEASGKLDEILNQMADYYEKEHTNRRKLISALMYPGIVGIITVFLTIFLLVFIVPQFVSMFQSFGEEIPAFTQLVLSLSDVVSAYWWIAVILIVPAVLIYKYVIQFPEVAYQVDLIKIRFPFLGQLAHKAVLVRMTQTMSTLVNSSVPILQAMEITERVVGNRVMQDVLRGSRESLEIGESITRPMQGHWAFPPLIVQMMQIGEKTGTLDHMLQKAADFYEEELEQLSNRIKTLIEPLMIIVLTVIVGSVIMAVVIPMFSLFENIQ, encoded by the coding sequence ATGAACTTTCAATACACCGGCAAACGTTTGTCCGGACAGCGTGTGAAAGGGAAAATCGAAGCCGAAACCGAACACGAAGCCCTGACCCTGCTTGAAAAAAACGGCCTTGTGATTGTTGATATTGCTGAAACAAAACCATGGAACAAAGATATTATCGTTAATCGCAAGCTGAAAAATGCCGATTTCGTGATCTTTCTCAGGCAATACGCCACGCTCATTAATGCCGGCATTTCGATTTCGGAAGCCACGAAAACGATGGCTAAGCAAACGAACAACCATGCACTTAAGTTGGCGCTTGAAGATATCGATAAGCATCTCGATAAAGGGGAGTCACTCTCGGTCGCCGCAAGTGAGCACCCGAACATTTTCCCTGAGCTGCTCGTGAACATGATCTATGCCGGGGAGGCGAGCGGAAAACTGGATGAGATTCTCAACCAAATGGCCGATTACTATGAAAAAGAACATACCAACCGGCGGAAATTGATCTCTGCTTTGATGTACCCGGGGATTGTAGGCATTATCACGGTTTTCCTGACCATCTTTCTGCTCGTCTTTATCGTGCCACAGTTTGTATCGATGTTTCAGTCATTCGGTGAAGAGATTCCGGCTTTTACACAGTTGGTATTAAGCTTGAGTGATGTGGTCAGTGCGTATTGGTGGATCGCAGTCATTCTCATCGTGCCGGCTGTGCTGATTTATAAATATGTGATTCAATTTCCGGAAGTGGCGTATCAGGTTGATCTTATTAAGATTCGATTCCCGTTCCTTGGACAGCTCGCACACAAAGCCGTGCTCGTTCGCATGACGCAAACGATGAGCACGCTGGTCAACAGTTCCGTGCCAATCTTGCAAGCAATGGAAATTACTGAACGTGTTGTTGGTAACAGAGTGATGCAAGACGTTTTAAGAGGATCGCGCGAATCCCTAGAAATTGGTGAGTCGATTACCCGTCCCATGCAAGGACACTGGGCATTTCCGCCACTGATCGTGCAAATGATGCAGATTGGTGAAAAAACCGGAACACTGGATCACATGCTGCAAAAAGCGGCTGATTTTTACGAGGAAGAACTAGAGCAACTGTCTAACCGGATTAAGACATTGATCGAACCACTTATGATTATTGTGCTGACTGTAATTGTCGGCAGCGTGATTATGGCAGTTGTCATTCCGATGTTCTCGTTGTTTGAAAACATTCAGTAA
- a CDS encoding GspE/PulE family protein, whose amino-acid sequence MAQRKRLGDLLQDAGLVTEIQIEDAIEHKKPNQKLGDALLEHGYITEKQLIEVLEFQLGIPHVSLYQYPIDERVLGYVTREYAQEQYIMPLKIQDDQLMIAMKDPMDYFVIDDMELSTGLPIYPVIATQDDILYAINKHYYKQEDEMAATMTDDGAGTSVIELLDQILTTGIQLKASDIHLDPQEAHVDVRYRIDGQLRHDKVVPKSVQNSLIARIKILADLDITQTRLPQDGRIKTTIGVTPVDLRISSLPTVNGEKIVIRVLDLSNALRQIGELGFSQENLGKYKQLLGLPSGLVLLTGPTGSGKTSTLYGSIHELNQENVNMITIEDPVEFQMEGVNQVQVNPSVGLTFASGLRSILRQDPNTIMIGEIRDRETAEIAIRASLTGHLVFSTLHTNSALDAIPRLIDMGIEPYLVVSSLNGVVGQRLVRRICRDCKAEHELTSMERDIFKKYNIEVDHIYEGKGCSSCHYVGYRGRMAVHEVFVVDDTVRSMLLNERSMADIRTYATESGMSFLIHDGLEKVKNGQTTLEEIMQVSIRL is encoded by the coding sequence ATGGCACAACGAAAACGCCTTGGCGATCTGCTTCAGGATGCAGGGCTTGTTACTGAGATACAGATTGAAGATGCTATTGAGCATAAGAAACCGAATCAGAAGCTCGGCGATGCGCTGCTTGAGCATGGTTACATTACAGAGAAACAGCTTATTGAAGTGCTCGAATTCCAGCTGGGGATTCCGCATGTGTCGTTGTATCAATATCCGATTGATGAACGGGTGCTTGGTTATGTGACGCGTGAATACGCCCAAGAACAATATATTATGCCGCTTAAAATTCAGGATGATCAATTGATGATTGCCATGAAGGATCCTATGGATTATTTTGTGATTGACGATATGGAATTGTCGACGGGGTTGCCGATCTATCCGGTTATTGCAACACAGGATGATATTTTATATGCAATCAACAAGCATTATTACAAACAGGAAGATGAGATGGCGGCCACAATGACAGATGATGGTGCCGGGACGTCTGTCATCGAGTTGCTGGATCAAATCCTTACGACCGGCATTCAACTGAAAGCAAGTGACATTCACTTGGACCCGCAAGAAGCGCATGTCGATGTGCGTTACCGGATTGATGGTCAGTTGCGCCATGACAAGGTTGTCCCGAAAAGTGTGCAGAATTCGTTAATCGCCCGGATTAAAATTCTCGCGGACTTGGACATTACCCAAACCCGTCTGCCTCAAGACGGACGGATTAAAACAACGATCGGTGTGACACCCGTGGACTTGCGGATTTCTTCGCTTCCGACTGTAAACGGGGAGAAAATCGTGATCCGGGTGCTGGATTTGTCCAACGCCCTCCGGCAGATTGGCGAACTCGGATTTTCACAGGAGAACTTGGGTAAGTATAAGCAATTATTGGGCTTGCCATCAGGGCTCGTTCTGTTGACAGGGCCGACGGGTTCGGGTAAGACATCAACTTTGTATGGCTCCATTCACGAGCTGAATCAGGAAAATGTCAATATGATCACAATCGAGGATCCGGTCGAATTTCAGATGGAAGGCGTCAACCAAGTGCAGGTGAACCCGAGTGTGGGCTTAACATTTGCATCAGGCTTGCGTTCCATTTTGCGCCAGGATCCGAATACGATTATGATCGGGGAGATCCGGGATAGGGAAACCGCCGAAATTGCCATCAGAGCTTCGTTGACCGGTCATCTCGTGTTCAGTACCTTGCACACGAACAGCGCCCTCGACGCGATCCCCCGCCTGATTGATATGGGGATTGAGCCGTATTTGGTTGTATCATCCTTGAATGGGGTTGTGGGACAGCGGCTTGTAAGGCGCATTTGCCGGGATTGCAAAGCAGAGCATGAACTCACATCTATGGAACGTGATATTTTCAAAAAGTACAACATTGAAGTTGACCATATTTATGAAGGAAAAGGCTGCAGCAGCTGTCATTATGTCGGCTACCGGGGACGTATGGCGGTGCATGAGGTGTTTGTCGTTGATGATACAGTCAGAAGTATGCTGCTCAACGAACGCTCCATGGCGGATATACGGACATATGCAACAGAATCCGGCATGAGCTTCCTGATTCACGATGGTTTGGAAAAAGTTAAAAACGGTCAGACGACACTCGAAGAAATCATGCAAGTGTCGATTCGGTTGTAA
- the dhaL gene encoding dihydroxyacetone kinase subunit DhaL — MLTIENTQTWLTLFADKITDNAAYLSELDQAIGDGDHGSNMARGVEAMTQELNQATPETVADIFKPAAMSLISNIGGASGPLYGTALLEMSKQAAEDAEDLGALLQAGLAGIQKRGKAQLGDKTMIDVWSPVIEAVENSALNKETVYNAVEATKELKAEKGRAAYVGERSIGHLDPGAVSSGYFFEALIESGVLNG, encoded by the coding sequence ATGCTTACGATTGAAAATACCCAAACATGGCTTACTTTATTTGCAGATAAAATTACAGACAATGCAGCTTACTTGAGTGAACTCGACCAAGCAATTGGAGATGGAGATCATGGCTCCAACATGGCACGCGGCGTGGAGGCAATGACGCAAGAGCTAAACCAGGCTACACCAGAAACTGTTGCTGACATATTCAAACCAGCCGCGATGTCATTGATCAGCAATATCGGCGGTGCATCCGGGCCCCTATATGGAACAGCGCTTCTTGAAATGAGTAAACAAGCAGCTGAAGATGCAGAAGATCTTGGAGCACTTTTGCAGGCTGGACTTGCAGGCATACAAAAACGAGGGAAGGCTCAATTGGGTGACAAAACAATGATAGACGTCTGGAGTCCTGTGATTGAAGCAGTGGAAAACAGTGCGTTAAACAAGGAGACTGTATACAATGCTGTTGAAGCAACCAAAGAACTAAAGGCTGAAAAAGGGCGCGCAGCCTATGTCGGTGAACGTTCTATCGGACATCTCGACCCAGGTGCTGTATCATCAGGTTATTTTTTCGAAGCGCTCATCGAAAGTGGTGTATTGAATGGCTAA
- a CDS encoding PAS domain-containing protein: protein MLTDKNGVIQEVNTAFTNVTGYDKDEVIGEKPSILSSGKHDAEYYADMWRTIERDGYWNGEIWNKRKDGEVYKEKITINAIENSTGEVKFYAGMFTEIK, encoded by the coding sequence ATGCTGACCGACAAAAACGGTGTAATTCAGGAAGTCAACACAGCATTTACCAACGTCACTGGTTATGATAAAGATGAAGTGATTGGCGAAAAGCCAAGCATCCTCTCTTCCGGCAAACACGATGCAGAGTACTATGCCGACATGTGGCGCACCATTGAACGTGATGGCTACTGGAACGGCGAGATCTGGAACAAACGCAAAGACGGAGAAGTCTATAAGGAAAAAATCACCATTAACGCCATTGAAAACAGCACTGGTGAAGTGAAGTTTTATGCGGGGATGTTTACGGAGATTAAATAG
- the pilO gene encoding type 4a pilus biogenesis protein PilO: MLSNWNRTHTLILVVVIGIAGLSYFFGYRTFVEPLQTDLKTVEDETQLYETQLSQLTGEETMDDELTRVGEQVPAEKEPQTVLNELRQMATRSKVDIESIVSSSGEAAEEAQLNEARYSLEVHAKALKEINAFMHAVESGERFMRIDALTVEQDGSVDLSLEITTFYSG, translated from the coding sequence ATGCTGAGTAATTGGAACAGAACCCATACGCTCATATTAGTCGTCGTAATCGGCATTGCTGGACTGTCATACTTTTTTGGATACCGCACATTCGTAGAGCCGCTGCAGACTGATCTAAAGACGGTTGAAGATGAGACACAGCTTTATGAAACCCAGCTTTCACAGCTGACTGGCGAAGAAACAATGGATGATGAGCTGACGCGCGTTGGCGAACAGGTGCCGGCTGAAAAAGAACCGCAGACGGTTTTGAATGAATTAAGACAAATGGCGACACGCTCGAAAGTCGATATCGAATCAATTGTGTCGAGTTCCGGGGAAGCTGCCGAAGAAGCCCAGCTGAATGAAGCCCGTTACAGCCTTGAAGTGCATGCTAAAGCATTAAAGGAAATCAACGCATTTATGCACGCGGTAGAGAGCGGGGAGCGGTTTATGCGGATTGATGCATTGACTGTGGAACAGGATGGGTCAGTGGATTTATCGTTGGAGATTACAACGTTTTATTCAGGATAA
- a CDS encoding competence type IV pilus major pilin ComGC, producing MLERLKRRFKQEKGFTLVELLAVIAILGIILAIAIPSIGNVIDNSKKDADQANVDLILNAARLAYLEEGQPDEGATYTVSDLNTKGYLAEVPTEPGNEESVYSGEVTVSKSGTKITYQFDGAAYPEDTDAEVGSASDDT from the coding sequence ATGTTGGAAAGATTGAAGAGAAGATTTAAACAGGAAAAAGGGTTTACCCTTGTTGAGCTGTTGGCTGTTATAGCGATTTTGGGAATTATTTTAGCGATTGCCATACCTAGTATTGGGAATGTGATTGATAATTCTAAGAAGGATGCAGATCAAGCTAACGTTGATTTGATATTAAATGCTGCGAGACTTGCCTACCTAGAAGAAGGACAACCAGACGAAGGAGCCACTTACACTGTTTCGGATCTAAATACAAAAGGATATCTTGCTGAAGTCCCTACAGAACCTGGAAATGAAGAAAGTGTATACTCAGGTGAAGTAACCGTATCTAAATCAGGAACTAAAATAACCTATCAATTTGATGGGGCTGCTTACCCTGAAGATACTGATGCTGAAGTTGGATCTGCGAGTGATGATACCTAA